From the Leucobacter tenebrionis genome, one window contains:
- a CDS encoding homoserine dehydrogenase, giving the protein MNEYRDLRVALLGCGSVGAQVARLILEHGDELAARVGARLVLAGIAVRSIEAKRDVELPAELFTTDAERLVQGADIVIELMGGIEPARSLILQALQGGADVVTANKALIAAHGPELSDAAEQVGAQLSYEAAVAAAIPILRPLRESLAGDHITSVLGIVNGSTNYILDRMDRFGDSAEDAARVASELGYLEADPTLDVEGYDAAQKATILASIAFHTEVPVEAVYREGITGITAEQIEAAKNAGYVIKLLAIAERLTSSEGVDGVSARVYPALIRRDHPLAAVHEGKNAVFVEAEAAGELMFYGAGAGGAETASAVLGDLVSAARRHVAGGPGIAGSQHADLPILPVGEVNTAYQVMLEVRDEPGVLAAIAGILAEHGVSAASVEQTAAQGAGDEAARAALVIGTHIAREADLAATVEALRSSDMVIEVTSVLRLEGNA; this is encoded by the coding sequence GTGAACGAGTACCGTGATCTGAGGGTCGCGCTGCTGGGCTGCGGCTCGGTCGGCGCACAGGTGGCCCGGCTCATCCTCGAGCACGGCGACGAGCTCGCCGCGCGCGTCGGCGCGCGCCTCGTTCTGGCCGGGATCGCAGTGCGCAGCATCGAAGCGAAGCGCGACGTCGAACTCCCCGCGGAGCTCTTCACCACCGACGCAGAGCGCCTCGTGCAGGGCGCCGACATCGTGATCGAGCTCATGGGTGGCATCGAACCGGCGCGATCCCTGATCCTGCAGGCGCTGCAGGGCGGCGCCGACGTGGTCACCGCCAACAAGGCGCTGATCGCCGCCCACGGGCCCGAACTCTCCGACGCCGCCGAGCAGGTCGGCGCGCAGCTGTCGTACGAGGCTGCGGTCGCCGCGGCGATCCCGATCCTGCGCCCGCTGCGCGAGAGCCTCGCCGGCGACCACATCACGAGCGTGCTCGGGATCGTCAACGGCTCGACCAACTACATCCTCGACCGCATGGATCGCTTCGGAGACAGTGCGGAGGACGCGGCGCGCGTCGCGAGCGAGCTCGGCTACCTCGAGGCGGATCCGACCCTCGACGTCGAGGGCTACGACGCGGCGCAGAAGGCGACGATCCTTGCGAGCATCGCCTTCCACACCGAGGTGCCCGTCGAAGCCGTGTACCGCGAAGGCATCACGGGCATCACAGCCGAGCAGATCGAGGCCGCGAAGAACGCGGGCTACGTGATCAAGCTGCTCGCGATCGCCGAGCGGCTCACCTCCTCTGAGGGCGTCGACGGTGTCTCGGCGCGCGTCTACCCGGCGCTCATCCGCCGAGACCACCCGCTCGCCGCCGTTCACGAGGGCAAGAACGCGGTGTTCGTCGAAGCCGAGGCCGCGGGTGAGCTCATGTTCTACGGTGCCGGCGCCGGGGGCGCGGAGACCGCGTCGGCCGTGCTGGGTGACCTCGTCTCCGCTGCCCGGCGCCACGTCGCGGGCGGTCCGGGCATTGCCGGATCGCAGCACGCCGACCTCCCGATCCTCCCCGTGGGTGAGGTCAATACCGCCTATCAGGTGATGCTCGAGGTGCGCGATGAGCCGGGCGTGCTCGCGGCGATCGCCGGCATTCTCGCCGAGCACGGCGTGTCGGCCGCGAGCGTCGAGCAGACCGCAGCGCAGGGCGCAGGCGATGAGGCGGCTCGAGCCGCGCTCGTCATCGGCACTCACATCGCCCGGGAGGCCGACCTCGCGGCGACCGTGGAAGCGCTTCGCTCCTCCGACATGGTCATCGAGGTCACCAGCGTGCTGCGTCTCGAGGGCAACGCGTGA
- the thrB gene encoding homoserine kinase: MSGASAQRAVRVRVPATSANLGPGFDTLGIALAYGDELTAVTREEPGATVHVTGVGEGEVPTDASNLVVRSAAHVFERLGRAVPGLEVTAHNRIPHGRGMGSSGSAIVAGVMIAAGLLQSDPVDPIELSEEQLLAFATELEGHPDNVAPALFGGLTIAWTTPEGPRFKRLMVHRGVAPLVLVPSFTMSTELARSLQPKQVPHEDAVFNVSRSALLIAALTQSPELLLEATEDRLHQNYRGDAMPATRDLIGELREAGHPAVVSGAGPSILVLSNGPADRLRAVDLVEAEHSDWQALILAVDTKGATVEAIPA, from the coding sequence GTGAGCGGCGCGAGCGCTCAGCGCGCCGTGCGCGTCCGCGTGCCGGCGACCAGCGCGAACCTGGGTCCGGGCTTCGACACCCTGGGCATCGCCCTCGCCTACGGCGACGAGCTGACCGCCGTGACTCGCGAGGAGCCGGGCGCCACGGTGCACGTCACCGGCGTCGGCGAGGGGGAGGTGCCGACCGATGCCTCCAACCTGGTCGTGCGCTCGGCGGCGCACGTCTTCGAGCGGCTGGGCCGTGCCGTGCCCGGCCTCGAGGTCACCGCGCACAACCGCATTCCGCACGGTCGCGGCATGGGCTCTTCGGGCTCGGCGATCGTCGCCGGTGTGATGATCGCCGCGGGGCTGCTGCAGAGCGACCCCGTCGACCCGATCGAGCTGAGCGAGGAGCAGTTGCTCGCGTTCGCGACCGAGCTCGAGGGGCACCCCGACAATGTCGCACCCGCGCTCTTCGGCGGTCTCACCATCGCGTGGACCACCCCGGAGGGGCCGCGGTTCAAGAGGCTCATGGTGCACCGCGGTGTGGCACCGCTGGTGCTCGTGCCCAGCTTCACGATGTCGACCGAGCTCGCGCGCAGCCTGCAGCCGAAGCAGGTGCCTCACGAGGACGCGGTGTTCAACGTCTCGCGCTCCGCGCTGCTGATCGCCGCGCTCACGCAGAGCCCCGAGCTGCTGCTCGAGGCGACCGAGGATCGCCTGCACCAGAACTACCGGGGCGATGCGATGCCCGCGACCCGGGATCTGATCGGCGAGCTGCGCGAGGCGGGGCACCCGGCGGTCGTGTCGGGAGCGGGGCCCTCGATCCTGGTGCTCTCGAACGGGCCGGCGGATCGACTGCGAGCCGTCGACCTCGTCGAAGCGGAGCACAGCGATTGGCAGGCGCTGATCCTCGCCGTCGACACGAAGGGTGCTACAGTGGAGGCGATCCCCGCCTAG
- the rho gene encoding transcription termination factor Rho → MESNVEETNSAPAAEETAPVRRRASRRVSTAAGTVSEAAPAETQAAGAAAPAEAAAAPAEAAAAPAEAGAPAEAAPAAEAAAEAPKKRASRSRKKAAEEAPAEAPAADASAEPAAAKTPAESASDAADPGEVPAEAPKKRASRSRKKAAEEAPAEAAAEVPATDAPVAAEAPAGESDTSAAENAETAAAPAKRGRSRRAQAESKPQAETEATEDQPAEKSAEQASGGKAKAKGRGKQSQNEAPQNESAEEPAKDEAAKADAAKSDAAKSDAEGEGNGRGRGRRTRGQKNENGEAADAAEQNDDSKGRGQSQGGDKNGQGKGENASRSTRTRQRDRKRRGQNDDLEPEITEDDVLLPVAGILDVLDNYAFVRTSGYLPGTSDVYVSLGQVKKYGLRRGDAVVGAIRQPREGEGGGRQKYNAIVKVDTVNGRTVDENEKRVDIADLTPVFPQERLSLETTPDRLLGRAIDIAAPIGLGQRGLLVLPASAHGVGVLSELAQAISANRPDAHLMVVLANAQPEEITHLQRTISGEVVAASFDRPAEDQATVAELAIDRAKRLVELGHDVVVLVDSLNRFARAYAQAQHASARPAFDEIDEFALGQIKRLLAAARNVENGGSLTVLATAQTKTGVDADKLLLREVRAVANSEVRFEKSLPGTVPAVDLEASLTRNAEAMLGAAEAAALSALRERIASDDDAVDEIAARLRATASNAALLAEVQRSRA, encoded by the coding sequence ATGGAATCGAACGTCGAAGAGACGAACTCTGCCCCCGCAGCTGAGGAGACCGCGCCCGTGCGGCGCCGCGCCTCGCGTCGCGTGAGCACCGCTGCGGGAACCGTCAGCGAGGCCGCCCCCGCGGAGACGCAGGCGGCGGGTGCCGCTGCTCCTGCCGAGGCCGCTGCCGCCCCTGCTGAGGCCGCCGCCGCTCCTGCTGAAGCTGGTGCTCCTGCCGAGGCCGCTCCCGCTGCCGAGGCTGCTGCCGAGGCGCCGAAGAAGCGTGCTTCGCGCAGCCGGAAGAAGGCCGCAGAGGAGGCGCCCGCTGAGGCGCCGGCCGCCGACGCGTCTGCGGAGCCTGCGGCTGCGAAGACCCCCGCGGAGTCTGCCTCGGATGCAGCGGACCCCGGAGAGGTTCCTGCCGAGGCGCCGAAGAAGCGTGCTTCGCGCAGCCGGAAGAAGGCCGCGGAAGAAGCTCCGGCCGAGGCGGCCGCTGAGGTGCCCGCTACCGATGCCCCGGTCGCTGCCGAGGCCCCCGCGGGCGAGAGCGATACCTCGGCCGCTGAGAACGCCGAGACCGCTGCGGCTCCCGCCAAGCGCGGTCGTTCGCGCCGTGCGCAGGCCGAGTCGAAGCCTCAGGCGGAGACCGAGGCAACGGAGGATCAGCCCGCCGAGAAGAGCGCGGAGCAGGCTTCGGGCGGCAAGGCGAAGGCCAAGGGGCGCGGCAAGCAGTCCCAGAACGAAGCTCCCCAGAACGAGTCGGCCGAGGAGCCGGCCAAGGACGAGGCCGCCAAGGCGGACGCTGCGAAGTCCGATGCTGCGAAGTCCGACGCCGAGGGCGAGGGCAACGGCCGCGGCCGCGGCCGTCGCACCCGCGGGCAGAAGAACGAGAACGGCGAGGCGGCGGACGCGGCCGAGCAGAACGATGACTCCAAGGGGCGCGGCCAGAGCCAGGGCGGCGACAAGAACGGTCAGGGCAAGGGCGAGAACGCGTCGCGCTCCACCCGCACCCGCCAGCGCGATCGCAAGCGCCGCGGCCAGAACGACGATCTCGAGCCCGAGATCACCGAGGACGACGTGCTGCTGCCCGTCGCGGGAATCCTCGACGTGCTCGATAACTACGCCTTCGTGCGCACGAGCGGTTACCTTCCGGGCACGAGCGACGTCTACGTCTCGCTCGGCCAGGTGAAGAAATACGGCCTGCGCCGCGGCGACGCGGTCGTCGGCGCGATCCGTCAGCCCCGTGAGGGCGAGGGCGGCGGCCGCCAGAAGTACAACGCCATCGTGAAGGTCGACACCGTCAACGGGCGCACCGTCGATGAGAACGAGAAGCGCGTCGACATCGCCGACCTCACCCCGGTGTTCCCCCAGGAGCGCCTGTCGCTCGAAACCACGCCGGATCGGCTGCTCGGGCGCGCCATCGACATCGCGGCGCCCATCGGCCTCGGCCAGCGCGGTCTGCTGGTGCTGCCGGCCTCCGCCCACGGCGTCGGAGTGCTCTCGGAACTCGCGCAGGCGATCAGCGCCAACCGGCCCGACGCTCACCTGATGGTCGTGCTCGCGAACGCGCAGCCCGAGGAGATCACCCACCTGCAGCGCACGATCTCGGGCGAGGTCGTCGCTGCGAGCTTCGATCGTCCCGCCGAGGACCAGGCCACCGTCGCCGAGCTCGCCATCGACCGCGCGAAGCGCCTCGTCGAGCTCGGGCACGACGTCGTGGTGCTCGTGGACTCACTCAACCGCTTCGCGCGGGCTTACGCGCAGGCGCAGCACGCCTCGGCGCGCCCCGCCTTCGACGAGATCGACGAGTTCGCGCTCGGCCAGATCAAGCGTCTGCTCGCAGCGGCCCGCAACGTCGAGAACGGCGGATCCCTCACCGTGCTCGCCACGGCGCAGACGAAGACCGGCGTCGACGCCGACAAGCTGCTGCTGCGCGAGGTGCGCGCCGTCGCCAACAGCGAGGTCCGTTTCGAGAAGA